One Azospirillum brasilense DNA window includes the following coding sequences:
- a CDS encoding aldo/keto reductase has product MEQRTLGAAGPVSSVIGLGCMGMSDFYGPADQEESIATIHAALDAGLTLLDTGDFYGMGHNELLIRDGLRGRDRDGLLISVKFGALRDPQMGWNGYDSRPAAVKNFLTYSLRRLGVDHIDIYRPARLDPSVPIEDTVGAMADMVKAGYIRHIGLSEVGPETIRRAAAVHPISDLQIEYSLISRGIEEAILPTCRELGIGVTAYGVLSRGLISGHWSKDRAGQDFRSRSPRFQGENLDRNLALVERLRDIAQRIGGSVAQVAIAWVAAQGHDIVPLVGARRRDRLAEALGALDLTLSAEDLAQLAEALPPGAAAGERYPAAQLVHMDSETYRQR; this is encoded by the coding sequence ATGGAACAGCGCACGCTCGGGGCCGCGGGCCCCGTCAGCTCGGTCATCGGCCTCGGCTGCATGGGCATGTCGGACTTCTACGGTCCGGCCGACCAGGAGGAGAGCATCGCTACGATCCACGCGGCGCTCGACGCCGGGCTCACGCTGCTCGACACCGGCGACTTCTACGGCATGGGGCACAATGAACTGCTCATCCGCGATGGCCTGCGCGGACGCGACCGCGACGGGCTGCTGATCAGCGTGAAGTTCGGCGCCCTGCGTGACCCGCAGATGGGCTGGAACGGCTACGACTCCCGCCCGGCGGCGGTGAAGAACTTCCTGACCTACTCGCTGCGCCGGCTGGGGGTAGACCACATCGACATCTACCGCCCGGCCCGGCTCGACCCGAGCGTCCCCATCGAGGACACGGTGGGCGCCATGGCCGACATGGTGAAGGCCGGCTACATCCGCCACATCGGCCTGTCGGAGGTCGGCCCGGAAACCATCCGCCGCGCCGCCGCGGTGCACCCGATCAGCGACCTGCAGATTGAATATTCGCTGATCTCCCGCGGGATCGAGGAGGCCATTCTGCCCACCTGTCGGGAGCTTGGTATCGGCGTCACCGCCTACGGCGTGCTGTCGCGCGGCCTGATCAGCGGCCATTGGAGCAAGGACCGTGCGGGCCAGGATTTCCGCAGCCGAAGCCCGCGCTTCCAGGGCGAGAATCTGGACCGGAACCTGGCGCTGGTGGAGCGACTGCGGGACATCGCCCAGCGCATCGGCGGATCGGTCGCCCAGGTCGCCATCGCCTGGGTGGCGGCTCAAGGCCACGACATCGTCCCGCTGGTCGGCGCCCGCCGCCGCGACCGTCTGGCCGAGGCGCTGGGCGCCTTGGACCTCACCCTGTCGGCGGAGGATCTGGCGCAGCTGGCCGAAGCCCTGCCACCCGGCGCCGCCGCGGGCGAGCGCTACCCGGCGGCGCAGCTCGTCCATATGGACAGCGAGACGTATAGGCAGCGCTGA
- the pyk gene encoding pyruvate kinase, with product MRRHRRAKIVATVGPASNTPEMLKRLFLAGVDTFRLNFSHGTHEDHAKVHAAIRALEAEMGRPIGILQDLQGPKIRVGTIRDGKITVAAGESIRFVLSGADGDKTAIPLPHPEIFAAVMPGHNLLIDDGRVRVAVTGLGDDYIDAKVVIGGTISNRKGVNLPDTVLELSPLTAKDRVDLAFGLELGVDWVAMSFVQKPADLLEARGLIGDRAGLMSKIEKPAALDRIDDIIRLSDSVMVARGDLGVEIPHEEVPGRQKELVRACRLAVKPVIVATQMLDSMVNAPTPTRAEASDVATAIYDGADAVMLSAESASGAFPVEAVEMMDRIIRSTEQHKLYRSIIDASDPGEEQTAPHAVAAAAADLAEVIHASTIVAYTSSGTTAARIARRRPAVPILAITPHAAVSRRLSLLWGAHSVLSADIHTYEEMVERALGFAKEEGFAKPNDQMVVVAGIPFAKAGTTNNLRVVQVEG from the coding sequence ATGCGTCGTCACCGCCGCGCGAAGATCGTTGCCACGGTCGGTCCCGCCAGCAACACCCCCGAGATGCTGAAGCGGCTGTTCCTGGCCGGCGTCGATACCTTCCGCCTGAATTTCAGCCATGGGACGCACGAGGACCACGCAAAGGTCCACGCCGCCATCCGCGCCCTGGAGGCCGAGATGGGCCGTCCCATCGGCATTCTTCAGGACCTGCAGGGACCGAAGATCCGCGTCGGCACCATCCGTGACGGCAAGATCACCGTCGCCGCCGGCGAATCGATCCGCTTCGTCCTGTCCGGCGCCGATGGCGACAAGACCGCGATCCCGCTGCCCCATCCGGAAATCTTCGCCGCGGTGATGCCGGGCCACAATCTGCTGATCGACGATGGGCGCGTGCGCGTTGCCGTGACCGGGCTGGGCGACGACTACATCGACGCCAAAGTGGTCATTGGAGGGACCATCTCCAACCGCAAGGGCGTCAACCTGCCCGACACCGTGCTGGAACTGTCGCCCCTGACCGCCAAGGACCGCGTCGACCTCGCCTTCGGGCTGGAACTGGGCGTCGACTGGGTGGCGATGTCCTTTGTGCAGAAGCCGGCGGACCTGCTGGAGGCTCGCGGGCTGATCGGCGACCGCGCCGGGCTGATGTCGAAGATCGAGAAGCCGGCGGCGCTCGACCGCATCGACGACATCATCCGCCTGTCGGACTCGGTCATGGTCGCCCGCGGCGATCTGGGCGTCGAGATCCCGCACGAGGAGGTGCCGGGCCGCCAGAAAGAGCTGGTGCGCGCCTGCCGCCTCGCCGTCAAGCCGGTGATCGTGGCGACTCAGATGCTGGATTCCATGGTCAACGCGCCGACCCCGACGCGGGCTGAGGCGTCCGACGTGGCGACCGCCATCTATGACGGCGCCGACGCGGTGATGCTGTCGGCGGAATCGGCCAGCGGCGCCTTCCCGGTGGAGGCCGTGGAGATGATGGACCGCATCATCCGCAGCACGGAGCAGCACAAGCTCTACCGCTCGATCATCGACGCGTCCGACCCCGGCGAGGAGCAGACCGCGCCCCACGCGGTGGCCGCCGCCGCCGCCGATCTGGCCGAAGTGATCCACGCATCGACCATCGTCGCCTACACCTCCAGCGGCACCACGGCGGCGCGCATCGCCCGGCGCCGCCCGGCGGTGCCGATCCTGGCGATCACGCCGCACGCCGCGGTGTCGCGCCGTCTGTCCCTGCTCTGGGGCGCGCACAGCGTCCTGTCCGCCGACATCCATACCTATGAGGAGATGGTCGAGCGGGCGCTGGGCTTCGCCAAGGAGGAGGGCTTCGCCAAGCCCAACGACCAGATGGTCGTGGTGGCCGGCATTCCGTTCGCCAAGGCGGGGACCACCAACAACCTGCGCGTGGTGCAGGTCGAGGGGTAA
- a CDS encoding LysR family transcriptional regulator codes for MDDTDLRDLQAFAAVARYRSFRRAALEQRVSVSSLSQRMRELEEHLGVRLLNRTTRSVAPTEAGEQLLRRLEPALGEVAGALSDLRERQGRPAGRLRINAPAPAVDLVLAPMVTPFLTRFPDVELEITVDIALIDIVAQGYDAGVRYEEHLAQDMIAVPLGPPQRFVLCAAPSVLDRFGVPERPEDLLGKPSVSTVYASGAHPPWEFEKDGRIVRIQPGGPFHAGHTGIQLRAALDGLGFLMTFDDYVREHIAAGRLVAVLEDWSQSFPGPFLYYPSRRQPPASLRAFLDFLKDWRRQAAVP; via the coding sequence ATGGACGACACCGACCTGCGCGACCTGCAAGCCTTCGCCGCCGTCGCCCGCTACCGCAGCTTCCGCCGCGCGGCGCTGGAGCAGCGCGTGTCCGTCTCCAGCCTCAGCCAGCGGATGCGGGAGCTGGAGGAGCATCTCGGCGTCCGCCTGCTGAACCGCACGACCCGCAGCGTCGCCCCGACCGAGGCCGGGGAGCAGCTTCTCCGCCGTCTGGAACCCGCGCTGGGCGAGGTGGCTGGCGCTCTGTCCGACCTGCGGGAACGCCAGGGGCGTCCGGCGGGGCGGCTGCGCATCAACGCGCCGGCCCCGGCGGTGGATCTTGTGCTGGCCCCGATGGTCACGCCTTTCTTGACCCGCTTTCCGGATGTGGAGCTGGAAATCACCGTGGACATCGCCCTGATCGACATCGTGGCGCAGGGCTACGATGCGGGCGTGCGCTACGAGGAACATCTGGCGCAGGACATGATCGCGGTGCCGCTCGGCCCGCCGCAGCGCTTCGTGCTGTGCGCAGCGCCGTCCGTGCTCGACCGTTTCGGGGTGCCGGAGCGGCCCGAGGACCTGCTGGGCAAGCCGAGCGTTTCCACCGTCTACGCCAGCGGCGCCCACCCGCCCTGGGAATTCGAGAAGGACGGCCGCATTGTGCGCATCCAGCCCGGCGGCCCCTTCCACGCCGGGCACACCGGCATCCAGTTGCGGGCGGCGCTCGATGGGCTGGGGTTCCTGATGACCTTCGACGATTATGTGCGCGAACACATCGCCGCCGGCCGTCTCGTCGCCGTGCTGGAGGACTGGAGCCAGAGCTTTCCCGGCCCCTTCCTCTATTACCCTTCGCGCCGCCAGCCCCCGGCGTCGCTGCGCGCCTTTCTCGACTTCCTCAAGGACTGGCGCCGTCAGGCCGCCGTGCCGTGA